Proteins from a genomic interval of Onychomys torridus unplaced genomic scaffold, mOncTor1.1, whole genome shotgun sequence:
- the LOC118576460 gene encoding olfactory receptor 507 has product MAFLEDGNHTAVTEFILLGLTNDPVLRVILFIIILCIYLVTVCGNLSTILLIRVSSQLHHPMYFFLSHLASVDIGISSSVTPNMLVNFLVERNTISYLGCAIQLGSAAFFGSTEAFILATMAYDRFVAICNPLLYSTKMSTQVCVQLLVGSYIGGFLNASFFTNSFFSFLFCGPNRINHFFCDFTPLVELSCSDDSVLIVLDSFSAGSIVVITVFAIAISYTYILVTILKMHSTKGRQKAISTCTSHLTAVTLFYGTVTFIYVMPKSSYSTDQNKVVSVFYMVLIPMLNPLIYNLRNNEIKGALKRQLGKKIFS; this is encoded by the coding sequence ATGGCTTTCCTGGAGGATGGGAACCACACTGCAGTGACAGAGTTCATTTTATTGGGCTTAACAAATGACCCAGTCCTTAGAGTCATCCTCTTCATTATCATCCTGTGCATCTACCTGGTGACTGTGTGTGGGAACCTCAGCACCATCCTTCTCATCAGAGTCTCTTCTCAGCTCCATCAccccatgtatttttttctcagccaCTTAGCTTCTGTTGACATAGGCATCTCATCTTCTGTCACTCCCAATATGCTTGTCAATTTCCTGGTCGAGAGAAATACTATCTCCTACCTTGGGTGTGCCATTCAGCTtggctcagctgctttctttGGATCAACTGAGGCCTTCATTCTGGCCACCATGGCTTATGATCGCTTTGTGGCAATTTGCAACCCACTGCTATATTCAACCAAAATGTCCACACAAGTCTGTGTCCAGTTGCTTGTAGGATCATATATTGGTGGTTTTCTTAATGCTTCCTTCTTCAccaattccttcttttcttttctcttctgtggaccaaatagaatcaatcactttttctgtgattttaCTCCTTTAGTTGAACTCTCCTGTTCTGATGACAGTGTCCTCATAGTTCTTGATTCATTTTCTGCTGGCTCCATCGTTGTGATCACAGTGTTTGCCATAGCCATTTCCTACACCTACATCCTCGTCACCATCCTGAAGATGCACTCCACTAAGGGTCGACAGAAAGCCATCTCCACCTGCACCTCCCACCTCACCGCAGTCACTCTCTTCTATGGGACTGTCACATTCATTTATGTGATGCCCAAGTCCAGCTACTCCACAGACCAGAACAAGGTGGTATCTGTGTTCTACATGGTGCTGATCCCCATGTTGAACCCCCTCATCTACAACCTCAGGAATAATGAGATTAAGGGCGCTCTGAAGAGACAGCttggtaagaaaatattttcctag